From Paenibacillus sp. V4I7, one genomic window encodes:
- a CDS encoding 3'-5' exonuclease, with the protein MRPLTVEHKIEIYNIVSALEKMSESSIEDVVEFADSNGLCIKDDSYNKYIKENEYVYSRVKDVKYQEFQNLYYYLEGFTPFSTQHKIKGSEFENVFVVLDNGKWNKFNFEYLFSNKTENESVFLRTKKIFYVCCTRAKENLIVFYHNPNDYIVAQAVKWFGVDNVHKM; encoded by the coding sequence ATGCGCCCGCTAACAGTTGAGCATAAGATAGAGATCTATAATATTGTTTCAGCACTTGAGAAAATGTCTGAGAGTAGTATTGAAGATGTAGTTGAATTCGCTGATAGTAACGGATTGTGCATTAAAGATGATAGTTACAATAAATATATTAAAGAAAATGAATACGTCTATAGTAGGGTCAAAGATGTGAAATATCAAGAATTCCAAAATTTGTATTATTATCTCGAGGGCTTTACTCCGTTTTCAACGCAACATAAAATTAAGGGTTCTGAATTTGAAAATGTATTTGTTGTGTTAGACAATGGTAAGTGGAATAAATTCAATTTTGAATACTTGTTTAGTAACAAAACTGAAAACGAATCAGTATTTTTAAGAACTAAAAAGATTTTTTATGTTTGTTGCACAAGGGCAAAGGAAAATCTAATTGTTTTCTATCATAATCCTAATGACTATATCGTTGCTCAAGCAGTAAAGTGGTTTGGGGTGGATAATGTGCATAAAATGTAA
- a CDS encoding DinB family protein — translation MRNEFILELLDSRLNVFLQLVEQCPPDKRRVIPNGFKNHLHWHVGHVLTVTEFHVFSLSNHLTFLTGRYQALFAYGTKPADWQEEPPAWDDLISQLKALAFLIRETLKDRLDEPVPENFLKAQTIGELIVSTELHMLDHVGFVNAMLKALQAS, via the coding sequence ATGAGAAACGAGTTTATTTTGGAACTATTGGACAGCCGGCTGAACGTCTTTTTACAATTGGTCGAGCAATGCCCGCCGGACAAACGCCGCGTGATCCCGAACGGCTTCAAGAACCACCTGCACTGGCATGTCGGACATGTGCTGACGGTGACGGAATTCCACGTGTTCAGCCTCTCGAACCATCTCACATTCCTGACGGGACGGTACCAGGCGTTGTTCGCCTACGGCACGAAGCCCGCGGATTGGCAGGAAGAGCCACCAGCGTGGGACGACTTGATCTCGCAGCTCAAGGCTCTAGCGTTCCTTATCCGCGAGACTTTGAAGGACAGGCTGGACGAGCCCGTGCCGGAGAACTTCCTGAAGGCGCAAACGATCGGCGAGCTGATCGTGTCCACGGAGCTGCATATGCTTGACCATGTCGGATTTGTCAATGCTATGCTGAAAGCACTGCAAGCTTCTTAA
- a CDS encoding MFS transporter, with protein sequence MTWTVQLSLFCALLIVPLYLQGMKHYTALETGCILMPQALCAGIGMPISGRLFYKIGAKRLAFIGLAIVSSALFILSSVSVDTSLSLIIVSICTLGLGMSFSMMPLNTHVLNSAPRRLVSRVTPLTTAAQQVIVLFAVAALTGYLTSQITSYATIAGEGANPLAAIVAGYGDTFFLSACIASVGVALSLILRKPRLKEEDQLDSGDEPNPAMIMGY encoded by the coding sequence TTGACCTGGACCGTTCAGCTATCATTATTCTGTGCGTTGTTGATTGTACCTCTGTACCTTCAAGGCATGAAGCATTACACCGCTCTTGAAACCGGCTGTATTCTAATGCCACAAGCGCTTTGCGCAGGAATCGGCATGCCAATCAGTGGACGTCTATTTTATAAAATCGGTGCCAAGCGGCTTGCTTTCATTGGTTTAGCCATCGTATCTAGTGCGTTATTTATTTTATCAAGTGTATCGGTTGATACCAGTCTGTCGCTTATTATCGTGTCCATTTGCACGTTAGGACTTGGGATGAGTTTCTCCATGATGCCACTGAATACACATGTTCTGAACTCTGCCCCTCGCCGGTTGGTTAGCCGCGTAACGCCACTTACTACAGCTGCACAGCAAGTTATCGTTTTGTTCGCGGTTGCAGCACTTACTGGGTATCTTACTTCGCAAATTACTTCTTACGCAACAATTGCTGGGGAAGGAGCGAATCCGCTGGCTGCAATAGTGGCGGGTTACGGAGATACGTTCTTCCTTTCCGCATGTATTGCATCAGTTGGTGTCGCCCTTTCACTAATTCTTCGCAAACCACGGTTGAAGGAAGAAGATCAATTGGATAGTGGTGATGAGCCAAATCCAGCAATGATAATGGGTTACTAA